TTCTCCAGCCCCTCGCGACAAATATCGATATCATTAATGACGAGGAATCGAAGGTGTTTGAGGCGATCAAGGCAGGCATGATCGCCTTTGCAAAGGGATTTAACCCGATAATCTCGGTGGAATTCGCGCGGCGGGCAATACCCGGGGAAATGAGGCCCGGTTTCCAGGAGATGGAAGATTACGTAAAAGGCAGGAAGGTAAATGGATGAAGAACATAACGCCCCGGTAAGAATAATTATAAAGAAAAAGAGGGGCCATGGGGGCGGACACCACGGCGGGGCCTGGAAGGTGGCCTACGCCGATTTCGTTACCGCAATGATGGCCCTTTTCATCGTGCTCTGGATCGTGGGGCAGAGCGCCGCGGTCAAACAGGCGATCTCCGCCTATTTCAAAGACCCCGGCGTCTTTACGAGCACGAAAGGGGGACTCCTTTCGGACGCGCAGAAGACTGCTGCGTTGCCTCCTCCTCCGGTCCCGTTTGAGGCGGGCGGCGCTGCCGCGGAGATGGAGAAGCTGAAGGCGGAAGCGGCAACCATTGAGAAAGCCATTTCGGGCACGCCCGAATTCAAGAAGTTTGTCGACAAGATCCATCTAACGGTAACTGAAGAAGGGCTGCGGATCGATCTTGTCGAGGCTTCCGAAGGGCTTTTTTTCGACATCGGCAAGGCCCAGTGCAAACCGGAGACGGTGAAGCTCCTCAAGGTGATCGCCGGCCATCTCGCCATGTTGCAGAATCCCGTGGTAATCGAAGGGTACACGGACGCGCGACCGTACGTCGCCTCCGGCTATTCCAACTGGGATTTGAGCACGGACCGGGCAAACAGCGCGAGGAATATCATGGAGAACGGCGGGCTCAGGAAGAACCAGATCGTCCAGGTAAGGGGCTTTGCGGACAGGAAACTGAGAGTGCCCGACAAGCCCATGGATTTTTCGAACAGGAGAGTGAGTATCCTCGTTCCGCCCGAGAAACCGGCCACCCCCGCCAAGGCGGAAGTGAAAACCTCACCCCCGCCGAATCCCGCTGCCCCTGCTTCAGGGAATAAAGGGAAATGACCGAAGAGGGCCGGAAATTCAGAATAGTAATAGTCGACGATAACGAGGCGGAGCTTCGCGCCTTGCTGGGCATCCTGTGGCAGGACCCCCAGCTTAAGGTCGTCCACGGGGGGAGCATCGCCGAGGGTACCCTCTTAAGCCTCGAAACAAACCCCGACCTCGTAATGAGCGGATTCACCGATCTCGAAGACTCCATCGAGCTTATAAGGCGGGTGAAAGAGGATCTCGATCCCCCTCACCCCACCTTCCTCATCGTCTATGAGAGGGATCAGCTCCCCGATTTCGGGAGGGGCCACCACGAAGGGGCAGACGACTACATCGAGAGGTCTCTCTGCCGCAAGGTCCTGCTCCCGAAGGTCCGCACCCTCCTCAAGATGCGCTGCCTGCAGGTGGCCCTCAAGGAAGAGAAGAGCAGGCTCGAGACGGCAAACGAGCTTCTCGAAAGAAATTTCAAGGAGATGACCGCCATTCTCCTCAAGATCCTGGAGGTCCGCATGCCGGGCACCAGCGACCGGGCGGAGACGGCAAAGGCCGCCGCAGA
This DNA window, taken from Syntrophorhabdaceae bacterium, encodes the following:
- a CDS encoding flagellar motor protein MotB; its protein translation is MDEEHNAPVRIIIKKKRGHGGGHHGGAWKVAYADFVTAMMALFIVLWIVGQSAAVKQAISAYFKDPGVFTSTKGGLLSDAQKTAALPPPPVPFEAGGAAAEMEKLKAEAATIEKAISGTPEFKKFVDKIHLTVTEEGLRIDLVEASEGLFFDIGKAQCKPETVKLLKVIAGHLAMLQNPVVIEGYTDARPYVASGYSNWDLSTDRANSARNIMENGGLRKNQIVQVRGFADRKLRVPDKPMDFSNRRVSILVPPEKPATPAKAEVKTSPPPNPAAPASGNKGK